In the genome of Lathyrus oleraceus cultivar Zhongwan6 chromosome 4, CAAS_Psat_ZW6_1.0, whole genome shotgun sequence, the window TGTGGTGCTAAGAGAAACACATGCTTGTTTCTTACATGCCCAAGAAAGTAATACATTTCCTAGGATGTTACATGTTCCACTTGTACTTTTTCTATCAGTTTTGCAACCTGCATAATCCGAGTCAGAATATCCAATTAAATCACATATACTACCTCTTGGATACCATAGGCCGACAttcgttgttcctttgagatacttcatgatccTTTTAACAGCGGTAAGATGCAATTCCTTTGGATTGGCTTGAAACTGCGCACAAAGACACACACTAAACATTATATCAGGATGGCTTGCCATCAAATATAGTAAGGAACCAATCATACCTTGATACTTTGTGATAAAAACACctgattcatcttgatcaacataagttccGGATCCCATTGGAGTAGACACTGCCTTGCAACTATCCATGTCGAATCTTTTCAACAACTCTTTGTAgtactttgattggttgatgaagattCCATCCTTTAGTTGCTTAATTTGGAGTCCAATAGTTCATcttacccatcatggacatctcgaattctccttgcatcatcaatgaaaattcttcacacatTTCTTTATTTATTATGCCGAATATGATATCGTCAACATAGACTTGAACCAATACAGTGTTACCTTTTATTTTCTTAATGAACAAGGTCTTATCAACTTTACCTTTTTCAAATCCTCTTTCACAAAGAACGTTACTAAGTCGATCATACCACACC includes:
- the LOC127137282 gene encoding secreted RxLR effector protein 161-like, coding for MDSCKAVSTPMGSGTYVDQDESGVFITKYQGMIGSLLYLMASHPDIMFSVCLCAQFQANPKELHLTAVKRIMKYLKGTTNVGLWYPRGSICDLIGYSDSDYAGCKTDRKSTSGTCNILGNVLLSWACKKQACVSLSTTEVEYIATGSCCAQILWLKQ